From the Chryseobacterium fluminis genome, the window AAGTATATATCAGTCATATCTATCTTTAAATCCAAAATATCTTAGCGAATACATATATAAAGAAGGTAAGCTTTTATATAAGTCAACAATCGAATTTAAAACGAGACAAGACAAAATGCTGAATAATAATGATTGTTCTGATGATAAAAATGATCAGGAAAGATATGCTGAACTTGAAACACTTGTTTATCGTTTAATAGTAAATTCACCAGCATATAAGAAATGTTTTTACTGGGAATTCATAAAAAAATAAAAGGGGAACGGAACTGAATCTAATGGGCCAACGCCCAAATCTTTAATTGATTTTTTTAAATTATGAAAATATATAACGGAATAATAAAAGAAAATAACTTAGAATTAGATTTAGCCTTTATAGGGCATATTCTTAGTATCGAACAAATATTATTTTTAATGAAATCGTTAAGCCCTAATTTTGTTGAAAAGGAGGATCAAATATATTTATTGTCCAACCTTCAAGGATATGGAAGTGATATGAATAATTTTGATAACTCAACGTCTGGGAAAGAGAAATATATAAACAATATATCTATTTCTGATGTTTTTTATTTCTCAGAAGATGATCAGTCAAAAGAAAAAGAAGTTCAAATGGAAATAGGTTCATATATACTGGAGTTTTGGAAAATGAGATTACTTTATCTTTTTCCACAAAAAAAATTTAATTTTTTAATATCAGAAAATGGTCTGTTCGATGAAAGTGGTGTTTGTATTACGTTCTATCAAACATATGATTAGAGTAAAAAATGTATAAAATAAAATTTTAAATATTAAAAATGAAGATTCAATTTTTTTATTTCTTATTTCCTTTATTATTGCTCGTACAATCTTGCAAAGGGGAGGATAAGATATCTGTATCTATTAATATTAATAAGAATGATTCTACTCTAATTGTAAAATATTTTAATCCAAATTCTACAAATTATTATATAGATTTTACACCAGAGTTTCATGATAAATATTTTGAAATTTCACCTAATAGTAGAAGTAAAGATATTCTTATATTGGACTTTATCCCTAAATCTGTCAATAAAGAAGATAGTTTGATTAGTAATCAGTTTAGATGTGCTATTTATAATATGTATGAGAAAAATTCTCTCTATCGGTATCCCATCTATTTAAAAAGTAAAAGTAGCAAGGTATATAGTTTTAAAATTAAAAACTATTTGTCTGGAAAACAATTGGAATTTAAAACTTCTGAAAATCCTTATCAGTCTTTTTTAATGGAAATGAAAGCTTCAAATTCTAATAATGAAATAAAAAAATTGATTTATCTGAATAAATATAAATGTGAAAATTACAAATATTTTACAGGTCAATTTATGTATAATCCGAATGCTTTCATTTTACCATAAATTATTATAAAAAGGAGAGTGTAATACCCCAATGGCAGCCCTACCCATAATGCTACTAAAGCATGATTTTTAAAGAGTTTTATTACTTCTTTTTTTACCGGAGGCATCAGTGCCGGATTGGGTGCGCTTAATGTCTTTGGAAATGTTTCTGAGGTATTGTACTACAACAAGGTGCTGCTATTGGAGCTACCGGACGTGCAGTGGATGCTGTTGTAAACGGAAGAAATGTTTTACAGGGAGTATTAAAAGGACTATAATTGGCGGTTTATGAATATATAAAAAATTTATCTGTAAAAATAAAATAATGAAGAAAGTAATATTAATGGCATTTATTGTCATTTTTAGTTGTAAAGAAGACAAAAAGCTAATTAAGAACGCAGTTTCAATTAGCATTTGGAAAAAAGAGATGTTGGATGATAATAGCTTACTAATAGAGTTACATTTCAATAATAATTCTGAGACCAACTATTTATTACCCATATCTTCTGATTATATATTAGAAAATAGAAAAAAAATATTCAACCCTGTTTTTGGGCGGATAATTAGTTCTGATTTTACAGATATCGATAATTATAAAATTAAATCTTTACTAGAAGATTATACCGAAAACCACTTTTATAAAGGGTTTTCGCACGAATCATATAAAATGGCAGTATATAAAGATTATGAAGGCTATACAAATTCCCTGATATTTATTCCTAAAAAAACCGAAAAAAAAATGTTTTTAATATTTAATTTATATGAACCTTGTAAGGATTCTTTTCGAAAATGTCATGGTGTTTTTCATGATGATTTGTCAAAAATTATTGTAGGAATCAGAGATGCTGATGATATTAAAGTGTTGGATTCCTTACTAAAAAAAGAAAAAATAGATTATAATATTTACAGAAAATCACTCTATTTAAAAGATTCCCTTTTTATCAATAGATAGTATTTATTGCCCTTAGAAATAAGCAGTTATTAAGGTCTTGAAAACCTCCCGTGTTTTCTAAGAATAGGTCAAATAACTGGATAGCTCCTACTGTGGCTATTGAAGTAGTGGAACTCAATTGATGATAACACTGGTTTATTGAAAGGATATTCATTTAAGTATGTTGGCCCCTATAAAGGAAATATTTATCCTTCAACTGCAATGAATGGTGTACCTACAATGAGAATAGAAAATATAAATACCGGAGGTGTTTTTAAAATTAGATTTATAATAAAACCATAATGGAAAATTATAGAAAATATCTGGAAGAAATATTTAGCAAACAAATTATAAAACAACTGGTGAAATTTGTTTCAATAGATAATTTTAAATTTATTCAAAGCAAGAGAAATTCTTTTTACAATGGAGAATGTATAGGAAAAAAATATTCCGGAATTCTTAATATTGGTTCGGGCATGGCTGATATTGATGATGTCAAATTGGATGAAGTGGAGAGGCTTTGTATGATCTTTAAAGAAGAACATTTTTTCTTTATTTCAGATTGGATAAAGCAATATGATCTTGAAGGCATTACATTATGTTTTGATGCTGAAATATCATGGGAAGAATTATCCGGAAATTTGAAAAATTTTGAGCATTTTTTCAGTTCCACCCCAGTACCGGGAAATTGGTGGGTCAGTAAAAATTGGTGTAGATATATGAGCGGGGCCATGAGTGACAGCTATAGTCCGTATTATAAAAAAGTATTTGATATTCCTCATGAACTCATAGTAACAGAACGATCAGATTTTGAAAGAATTGAAAAAATATATTCGGCTAAGTATGGAAAAATATATCCGATACTGGATTTTCAGGTTTTTTTTGACGCAATCTTTGAGGATGAATTTAAATATCTTCTAACTGATAACATATATATCACGCAATCCTCCATTGAATATATCAAAAATCAATTATAATATGAACTAAGCTGTCTTTTATTTTTGGATTATGAAAATATACAGCGGAGTTATAAAAGAAAATAACTTAGAATTAAATTTAGCCTTTATAAGGCATATTCTTAGTATCGAAAAAATTATTTTTTAATGAAATCGTTAAGTAGATATCCACTTACAATTCTTTAGTGAAATTTTGAATAAATTAAATTATTATTGGTAATTAGCGGGTTTATATTCAGTTTTTAATTCAAAAAAATAGTATTTTTGAACAAACAACAATAAAATGTTAAAATTTATGTTGAAAAACTACTTTTTCTTATTCGCATTTGTATTCATTTCGGGTTTGTTATTTTCTCAGGATGCGCCCAGAAAACCACCCAAAAACGTTTCGGCAACATTTAATAAAAAATCAGGTGTTTATATTGATGTCAATGCCGCTTCCTATGCCGCTTCCGGTTTTACACCCGAACAGTTGGTGAAAAATATTCTGATCAACGGAGGAACAAACTGTTCAACGCCCAATGTAAGTAATGTTACCGTAACACCTAATCATCTGGTGACCAATACTGACCGATTTTGGGGATATTTTCACAAAGCCACTACCAATTTTCCTTTTACCGACGGGATTATTCTATCCACGGGAAAAGCTAAAGACGGAGGAAATACCGCTACATTTGCGAGTTCAACAATAGGAACAGGAAGTGATCCCGATCTTATAGCAGCCATTAACCCTACGGTTTCAACGCAGGATGCTGTATCCCTGGAATTTGACTTCGTTCCGAACTCCAACCAGATAAAATTTAACTATATCTTTGCCTCTGAAGAATATACAAGCACCTATCCTTGCAGCTATTCAGATGGTTTTGCATTACTGATAAAGCCGGTAGCCGGTGGCCCATATGTTAATGTGGCAATTCTTCCGAATAATGCAGGTGCTGTAAGCATGACCAATATTCACCCTGAAATTACGGGCATTGGCGGATGTAACGCGATTAACCAGAACTATTTTGCCGGATACAACAGTAATCCCAATATTGAAACCAATTATGAAGGAAGAACAATTCCTTTAACAGCAATCGCAGACGTGGTACCAGGCCAGGCCTACCACTTTAAAATGGTATTGGCTGATGCGAAAGACCCATCTTATGATACTGCCGTATTCCTGGAAGGAGGTTCCTTCGATATAGGGATCAAGATCACAGATGCCAACGGAGTTCTGTTACCTAACACCATCAATATGTGTGACAATACTCCACAATTATTGAAAGCACAGGTTTCTACCGTTCCGGGAATGACTTTCCAGTGGTATAAGGACGGAGTGGCCATTCCGGGAGCCACTAATATAACGTACACTGCTACCCAGCCGGGAGTATATGAAGTTAAAGTTTCAGTGCCGGGAAGCCAGTGTCCGGGGTCGGCAACGATCACGATTGTGGGAGGGACGAGCCCCACGGTTCAGAATGCGACATTAACTGCCTGCTATACTGCCGGAAATGCTATTTTTGACCTTACTTCGGCACAGTCATTTATCAGTACAACTTCAGGAGCTGTATTTAAATATTATGTGAATCAGGCAGATGCAGTAGCAGGAAATACTTCCAACATTGCGGCACCTACCTCTTATTCCAGTGCGGGAGCTCAGACCATTTACGTGAATGTCTCTAAAGGTTTCTGCTCTAAAGTAGCCCAGCTTCAGCTGGTGAAAGCTGCACAGATGACCGCTGCTATTGCGGCCCCTGAAAAAATTACCTGTGCCAGTCCGCAGATTACACTCAATGCATCGGCATCGGTTTATCCTGCAGGTTCTACATTCAGCTGGGCAGCCTCAGCGGCAGGAAATATTGTGTCAGGTGCAAATACCCTGAATCCTGTCGTAAATGCAGTAGGAACCTATACTTTGACGATTACAAAATCATATCAGCCGGGCGGAACATGTACGGCAACATCATCCGTAACTGTTCTGGAAGATAAAGTAAAACCGGTCATTACCGCAGCAGCTCCGAGATATAAAATCTGTCAGGGTGAATCTGTAATGATCACTGCAACCGGTGCCGTTACTTATTCCTGGTCCGGACTTACCGGAAACAGTGGCACACAAACCGTGAGCCCGAACACCACCACTACCTATACCGTAACCGGTACGGCGGCAAATGGCTGTCAGGCTGCTGTTCCCGCAACAGTTACCATCGAAGTGGTTCCTGCTATCGTATCGAATGTAAAAGGGGGTCATATCTGTCTAGGAGATAACATTACCCTGGATGCCGGGACAGGACCGAATTATAAATATGTCTGGAATACAGGAGCTACTACGCAGACTATAACTGTTGCAACACCGGGTGCTTATTCTGTAACCATAGATAACGGAGTTTGTTCAAAAATATTTACCGTTCAGGTTATCCAGGCAGTTGTTCCTCAGATTACAAAAGTAGACTATAGCAACAACGGTAATCTGGTTCTAACGGCAAGCAACCCGAGCAACGGACCTCTGGAGTATTCAGCAGACAACGGATTGACCTGGCAGAACTCCAATATATTCACGAATATTCCTAAAAATAAACTCATCACCATCAGAGTAAGAGTAAAAAATACGAGCTGTGAAGGATTTTTGGAGTATTTCACTTTTGTTATGCAGAATGCAATCACTCCGAACGGGGATAATAAAAACGATATCATCGATTTCAGAGGAATAAATATGTACAAAGATTTCAAAGCTTCGATATTCGACCGCTATGGAAGAGAGGTTTTCAAAGCTGAAAAAATAACACCGTATTGGGATGGTTATTTTCAGGGCAAACGTTTGCCTACGGCATCGTACTGGTATCAGATCGCTTTTGAAGATCCTGCTACCAAGCAGATTGTTGTAAAAACAGGATGGATTTTGCTGAAAAATTTTGAATAATTGAAAAATATAGATAAAAAGGCTGACTGTTTGTTAGCCTTTTTTCGTTTACAGCCAAAGTAAAATTGATATTTTACAATGAATAAGATTGTATTAATAACAATGTAAATTATGAAGACGTAAATTTCAATTAAAAAAAATAGTATTTTTGTTTAAAATATTATAAAATGTTAAATAGGAGGACAAGAAGTTTATTTTTGGCTCTGTTTTTTGCTCTCATCAGTACTTTTACTTTTTCACAAAGTAGAGACCGGGTGGGGACGGTTCAGAGACCTTCATCCCAATCTATGAAAGCAGGAGCATTTATAGATGTAAATGCAGCAGGATATCCTGCATCAAACTTTAATATCTCACAATTAGTAAAAGATGTTTTAATTTCCGGCGGATCAAACTGTTCCAATGCAAATGTAAGTAATATCACGGTCTCTCCTAATTTAGCCGTAGGCAATGCCAACAGAAGCTGGGGGTATTTTAATAAAGCAGCCACCAATTTTCCTTTCGCGGAAGGAATCGTGCTTTCAACAGGACATGCTGCGAAAGCAGGGAATACCTTCCAGGGAACTCTGAGTGACGTGCTGCCGAGCGGGGGAGATGCTGACCTGGCCACTGCTTTGAATGTTCCGATTGATAAGCTTAAAGATGCTACTTCTATAGAATTTGATTTTGTTCCGAATTCTACAGAGGTTACATTCAGATATCT encodes:
- a CDS encoding choice-of-anchor L domain-containing protein — its product is MLKNYFFLFAFVFISGLLFSQDAPRKPPKNVSATFNKKSGVYIDVNAASYAASGFTPEQLVKNILINGGTNCSTPNVSNVTVTPNHLVTNTDRFWGYFHKATTNFPFTDGIILSTGKAKDGGNTATFASSTIGTGSDPDLIAAINPTVSTQDAVSLEFDFVPNSNQIKFNYIFASEEYTSTYPCSYSDGFALLIKPVAGGPYVNVAILPNNAGAVSMTNIHPEITGIGGCNAINQNYFAGYNSNPNIETNYEGRTIPLTAIADVVPGQAYHFKMVLADAKDPSYDTAVFLEGGSFDIGIKITDANGVLLPNTINMCDNTPQLLKAQVSTVPGMTFQWYKDGVAIPGATNITYTATQPGVYEVKVSVPGSQCPGSATITIVGGTSPTVQNATLTACYTAGNAIFDLTSAQSFISTTSGAVFKYYVNQADAVAGNTSNIAAPTSYSSAGAQTIYVNVSKGFCSKVAQLQLVKAAQMTAAIAAPEKITCASPQITLNASASVYPAGSTFSWAASAAGNIVSGANTLNPVVNAVGTYTLTITKSYQPGGTCTATSSVTVLEDKVKPVITAAAPRYKICQGESVMITATGAVTYSWSGLTGNSGTQTVSPNTTTTYTVTGTAANGCQAAVPATVTIEVVPAIVSNVKGGHICLGDNITLDAGTGPNYKYVWNTGATTQTITVATPGAYSVTIDNGVCSKIFTVQVIQAVVPQITKVDYSNNGNLVLTASNPSNGPLEYSADNGLTWQNSNIFTNIPKNKLITIRVRVKNTSCEGFLEYFTFVMQNAITPNGDNKNDIIDFRGINMYKDFKASIFDRYGREVFKAEKITPYWDGYFQGKRLPTASYWYQIAFEDPATKQIVVKTGWILLKNFE